Proteins co-encoded in one Gossypium arboreum isolate Shixiya-1 chromosome 11, ASM2569848v2, whole genome shotgun sequence genomic window:
- the LOC128283958 gene encoding disease resistance protein SUMM2-like, which produces MDQVAATLGSALMQVSLVSCWSHVALQTNAQQKELSEHKQSVNELENEVLQQLRFSHDRLNDLKLRHCFLSCALYPEDWRIEERELVKLWIAEGLVEEMNSRQAEFDKGRAIINRLKNNCLLEDFSELEKKYLLISNTAYNKRGVKMHGHMRYMACNKGRVKMHDLTRDMALHITSAKPRFLVKAGMGLREPPNVQEWSEDLEKVSLMRNRMLEVLYPLEMSPPKYPMLTTLSLADCGIKGIPEDGVPFLSKLRDLKELDLQGTKIKEVPHGLEKLVESQEVGELKKLEMIKGRFYDFHDLSMYLQAFHDREVPRKYIILVGKRQFPELVLECLPELKSICSFDAVVDYESLKWINVRDCRKLKRLPFSLPQIRSSSPLSFSIYVTPEEWWKSVEWDYYHAQSLLEPFVTFLSI; this is translated from the exons atggaCCAAGTTGCTGCTACTCTCGGTTCTGCTCTAATGCAAGTCAGCTTGGTGAGCTGCTGGTCACATGTTGCATTGCAGACCAATGCTCAACAAAAGGAATTAAGCGAACACAAACAAAGTGTTAATGAATTGGAAAATGAGGTGCTTCAGCAGCTGCGATTTAGTCATGATCGTTTGAATGATCTAAAACTTCGACATTGTTTTCTCAGTTGTGCTTTATATCCTGAAGATTGGAGAATTGAAGAGAGAGAGCTTGTTAAACTATGGATTGCGGAAGGGCTTGTGGAAGAAATGAATAGCAGGCAGGCAGAATTTGACAAGGGTCGTGCAATAATTAATAGACTCAAAAACAATTGTTTGTTAGAAGATTTTTCTGAATTGGAAAAGAAGTATCTTCTTATAAGCAATACGGCATACAATAAAAGAGGGGTAAAGATGCATGGTCATATGAGGTATATGGCATGCAATAAAGGACGGGTAAAGATGCATGATCTTACAAGGGACATGGCATTACACATCACAAGTGCAAAACCTCGATTCTTGGTAAAAGCTGGCATGGGATTAAGGGAGCCACCAAATGTGCAAGAATGGAGTGAAGATTTGGAGAAGGTTTCATTGATGAGGAATCGGATGTTAGAAGTTCTGTATCCCTTGGAAATGTCACCACCAAAGTATCCGATGCTCACAACATTGTCGCTGGCTGATTGTGGTATAAAGGGTATTCCGGAAG ACGGTGTGCCATTTTTGTCAAAGCTTCGAGATTTAAAAGAGTTGGATCTTCAAGGAACAAAAATCAAGGAAGTCCCTCATGGGTTGGAAAAACTTGTTGAGTCTCAA GAGGTTGGTGAGTTGAAGAAATTGGAAATGATTAAAGGGAGGTTTTACGACTTCCACGACTTGAGCATGTATCTCCAAGCTTTTCATGATCGAGAAGTGCCTCGTAAATATATCATCCTTGTGGGTAAAAGACAATTTCCG GAACTTGTATTGGAATGCCTGCCTGAGTTGAAGAGCATTTGCAGCTTTGATGCCGTGGTGGATTATGAATCTCTTAAATGGATTAACGTAAGAGATTGTCGAAAACTAAAAAGGCTGCCTTTTAGTCTTCCCCAAATCCGATCATCTTCACCTCTCTCATTTTCTATTTATGTAACACCAGAGGAGTGGTGGAAATCAGTGGAATGGGATTATTACCATGCCCAGTCTCTTTTGGAGCCATTCGTGacttttttaagcatttaa